A stretch of the Actinomyces qiguomingii genome encodes the following:
- a CDS encoding LacI family DNA-binding transcriptional regulator produces the protein MSASPKAPGPPAPPRRATIKDVAAEAGVSVAAVSKVLRNAYGVSDQMRQRVETAIEKLNYRPRTGARTMRGSSQTIGLVLTDFASSFQFEVAEAIASRLAQTRYQDILTIAGTSPEGYRKRIDSLVDMQVDGIILISPRLDMASLNQLARSVPLTTVALHGEPERFDTVVTDERRGAELMVDHLVSLGHEWIAHTAMPLSSVENGYLLSQTMRRKGFIRAMETRGLAPDVIETYYSESGGRNAAERALARRHRPTAIFAGTDTVAFGVLDYVEEHGLSVPADMSVSGYDNVHTTSLRRVALTTVDQSGQQTGQAAIKLLLERIEGRTESAQRVIEPTLVVRSTTAPPDTPQH, from the coding sequence GTGTCCGCATCTCCTAAAGCGCCAGGCCCACCCGCTCCCCCCAGGCGCGCCACCATCAAGGACGTGGCGGCCGAGGCCGGCGTCTCCGTAGCCGCCGTCTCCAAGGTGCTTCGGAACGCCTACGGGGTCTCCGACCAGATGCGTCAGCGGGTCGAAACCGCCATTGAGAAACTGAACTACCGCCCCCGCACCGGTGCACGCACCATGCGTGGCAGCTCGCAGACGATCGGCCTGGTGCTGACGGACTTTGCCTCGTCCTTCCAGTTCGAGGTGGCCGAGGCCATCGCCTCCCGGCTTGCCCAGACGCGATACCAGGACATCCTCACGATCGCTGGCACTTCCCCTGAGGGGTACCGCAAACGCATCGACTCACTCGTTGACATGCAGGTTGACGGCATCATCCTCATCTCCCCGAGACTCGACATGGCATCGTTGAACCAACTGGCCAGGTCCGTGCCCTTGACTACGGTGGCGCTTCATGGGGAGCCGGAGCGTTTCGACACCGTCGTCACCGATGAGCGTCGCGGTGCGGAGCTCATGGTCGACCACTTGGTGTCGCTGGGCCACGAGTGGATCGCGCATACCGCGATGCCGCTGTCCAGCGTTGAGAATGGATACCTGTTATCGCAGACAATGAGACGGAAGGGCTTCATCCGAGCGATGGAGACCCGTGGCCTCGCTCCGGATGTCATCGAGACCTACTACTCGGAGTCCGGTGGCCGTAATGCCGCGGAGCGTGCACTCGCGCGCAGGCATCGGCCCACAGCCATCTTCGCGGGCACCGACACCGTGGCCTTCGGTGTGCTCGACTACGTCGAGGAACACGGGCTGAGCGTGCCAGCAGACATGAGCGTCAGCGGCTACGACAACGTTCACACCACGTCTTTACGTAGGGTCGCGCTGACGACCGTCGATCAATCGGGGCAGCAGACCGGGCAAGCCGCGATAAAGCTGTTGCTGGAGAGGATCGAGGGACGCACCGAATCTGCTCAGCGAGTCATTGAACCGACTCTCGTGGTGCGCAGCACTACGGCTCCACCGGACACTCCGCAACACTGA
- a CDS encoding ABC transporter ATP-binding protein has product MTSTKVQAKSTGTPLLEVDELVVTFPGAKRGAGTTVIHGVSLDLYAGETLSVVGESGSGKTTIGRAILGLAPVSGGEIRFRGRRISNVSRGERRAIARDIQVVFQDPYTSLNPAMRIGDILTEPLQAAGIENSRKRVLELLDAVNMPADTAGRYPREFSGGQRQRIAIARALALDPAVIICDEPTSALDVTTQARVLTLFEDIQQATGVAYLFISHDLGVVNRVSDRIAVLYQGRIVELGDAHQVATAPAHEYTRRLQMAAPVADPVKQRSRRRARLALAHTA; this is encoded by the coding sequence ATGACCAGCACGAAGGTCCAAGCCAAGTCCACCGGCACTCCACTCCTGGAAGTCGATGAACTCGTCGTCACCTTCCCGGGTGCCAAGCGGGGTGCGGGCACCACCGTCATTCACGGTGTCAGCCTCGATCTGTACGCAGGCGAGACCCTTTCCGTGGTCGGTGAGTCCGGTTCCGGTAAGACCACGATCGGCCGTGCCATTCTGGGCCTGGCCCCCGTCTCCGGCGGGGAAATCCGCTTCCGCGGCAGACGCATCTCCAATGTCTCCCGTGGTGAGCGCCGCGCCATCGCCAGAGACATTCAGGTCGTCTTCCAGGACCCGTACACCTCGCTGAACCCCGCCATGCGAATCGGCGACATTCTCACCGAGCCCCTGCAGGCCGCCGGCATTGAGAACTCCCGGAAACGAGTCCTGGAGCTGCTCGACGCCGTCAACATGCCTGCGGACACCGCGGGGCGTTACCCCCGCGAGTTCTCCGGCGGCCAGCGCCAACGCATCGCCATCGCGCGGGCGCTCGCGCTGGACCCCGCCGTGATCATTTGTGACGAGCCCACCTCCGCGCTGGACGTCACTACCCAGGCCCGCGTGCTCACGCTGTTCGAGGACATCCAGCAGGCCACCGGCGTCGCCTACCTGTTCATCAGCCACGACCTCGGTGTGGTCAACCGCGTGAGCGACCGCATCGCCGTCCTGTACCAGGGGCGGATAGTCGAACTCGGCGACGCGCACCAGGTAGCCACGGCACCGGCGCACGAGTACACGCGTCGGCTGCAGATGGCGGCGCCCGTCGCCGACCCGGTCAAACAGCGGTCCCGCCGTCGGGCGCGCCTCGCCCTGGCACACACCGCCTGA
- a CDS encoding ABC transporter substrate-binding protein, protein MRLVTRRSMLTGSAAVTAGAILAACTGGANNTGGGSAAGGAKDTLTLGMTADIEGWDPNNQPGYQGWPGEAIWGVLCRANEFGELEPSLAESWEISDDRRSFTAHLRQGVTFSDGAIADAEAVKANFEFATTNEATRSLYEGVTFDVPDAQTITLTWPEPQPLMSDRVFRIKLTSPDLIDSGNLNDKPVGFGPYLLDEAGTTRGSVYSFTKNQEHWEADVYPYSKLVCKVYDSETAALNALKTGQIDGTLVNAQSYDEVTGSGFEVKEMNGQTTRLLLTDHKGEIIPALGDVRVRQAINMVFDKQAMVDNLYAGHGEVSHQIFRPGSAAYIDDLADPYPFDVDKAKSLMAEAGYADGFEIELPTMDGQNHDVLMPYITQQLAELNITVKQVPLTGANAIGDLLSGTYPVVLWQLGNIGDSAQDIDIVVRDTGYWNLEHQKDDYVDEQWDIICTGTDEEAEAAQKAINRYIIDQAWFAPMVNPTSFYAHTADVVIDNVSDIEGLAPKLRDFQ, encoded by the coding sequence ATGCGACTCGTCACCCGTCGCTCCATGCTCACCGGCTCCGCTGCTGTAACCGCCGGTGCGATACTCGCCGCCTGCACCGGAGGAGCTAACAACACCGGTGGCGGTTCCGCCGCTGGCGGCGCCAAGGACACCCTGACCCTCGGCATGACCGCCGATATCGAGGGCTGGGATCCCAACAATCAGCCCGGCTATCAGGGGTGGCCGGGAGAAGCGATCTGGGGTGTTTTGTGCCGGGCGAACGAGTTCGGCGAGCTCGAGCCGAGCCTCGCCGAATCCTGGGAGATCAGCGACGACCGCAGGAGTTTCACTGCGCACCTGCGCCAGGGTGTCACGTTCTCCGACGGTGCGATCGCGGACGCCGAGGCCGTGAAAGCGAACTTCGAGTTCGCCACCACCAATGAGGCCACGCGCAGCCTCTACGAGGGAGTTACCTTTGATGTTCCTGATGCTCAGACGATCACGCTCACCTGGCCCGAGCCGCAACCCCTGATGAGTGACCGAGTGTTCCGGATCAAACTCACTTCACCCGATCTGATCGACTCAGGCAACCTGAATGACAAGCCCGTAGGATTCGGCCCCTATCTGCTTGATGAGGCAGGAACCACCCGCGGCTCGGTGTACTCGTTCACCAAGAACCAGGAACACTGGGAGGCCGATGTCTATCCCTACTCAAAGCTCGTCTGCAAGGTCTATGACTCGGAGACTGCCGCCCTGAATGCCCTCAAGACCGGGCAGATCGACGGCACCCTCGTCAACGCCCAGTCTTACGACGAGGTCACCGGATCCGGTTTCGAGGTCAAGGAGATGAACGGCCAGACCACCCGGCTGCTGCTAACCGATCACAAGGGTGAGATCATCCCTGCCCTTGGCGACGTTCGCGTGCGCCAGGCCATCAACATGGTCTTCGACAAGCAGGCCATGGTCGACAACCTCTACGCCGGCCACGGCGAGGTCTCCCACCAGATCTTCCGTCCCGGCTCGGCGGCATACATTGACGACCTGGCCGACCCCTACCCGTTCGACGTCGACAAGGCCAAGTCCCTCATGGCCGAGGCCGGCTACGCGGACGGCTTCGAGATCGAACTGCCTACGATGGACGGACAGAACCACGACGTGCTCATGCCCTACATCACCCAGCAGCTCGCCGAACTCAACATCACCGTCAAACAGGTCCCACTGACCGGAGCCAATGCCATCGGCGACCTGCTCTCGGGTACTTACCCGGTGGTGCTGTGGCAGCTGGGCAATATCGGCGACTCCGCCCAGGACATCGACATCGTGGTGCGCGACACCGGCTACTGGAATCTTGAGCACCAGAAGGACGACTACGTCGACGAACAGTGGGACATCATCTGCACCGGCACCGATGAGGAGGCCGAGGCCGCGCAGAAGGCCATCAACCGGTACATCATCGACCAGGCCTGGTTCGCCCCCATGGTCAACCCCACCTCCTTCTACGCCCACACCGCCGACGTCGTCATTGACAACGTCTCCGATATTGAAGGTCTGGCCCCCAAGCTCCGCGACTTCCAGTAA
- a CDS encoding dipeptide/oligopeptide/nickel ABC transporter permease/ATP-binding protein has protein sequence MSTPTTPTTETNVSDPVTDTSAGDGRQTTDGSVLLRLLRNPLADMCLLIVTVVVLTAVFAPLLARYGPNVTDLAATNAPPGTPGHPLGGDGSGRDILSRLIWGSRQTVVSCLLMLGVSLAVGVSSGLVAGFYRGRFETVAGFVTDVVMSLPSIILLIALYAVTGPNIPVMMAVFGLLTAPTYYRLVRSVVVSVRNELYVDAARVVGLSDARIIGRHILWAVRAPIVIQGAFILASGIGTEAGMSFLGLGDPAGVSWGVMLQVSFNGIYNNPVAVVWPALVISVTILALILLGNALSDALQASARARVVTRRQRRDALEATTAAHRDDVVAAPDPQAAVSIRGLRVGYTTDTGFREVVHGVDLDVHKGEIHGIVGESGSGKSQIAFSVLGILPKEALKLGGTIMIDGVDVLADEGAMQATRGHKVAYVPQEPMSNLDPSFTIGKQLAYGMRAVTDLSKEQIRERTISLLHSVGIDDAERVMGLYPHEISGGMAQRVLICGALACEPDVIVADEPTTALDVTVQAEVLDLLRELARERGLALIFVTHNLGVVADLCDTVSVMKDGEIIETQDVESLFAHPREEYTRDLLSSSLSVELMEVES, from the coding sequence ATGAGCACGCCAACCACTCCCACAACCGAAACAAACGTCTCAGATCCTGTTACAGACACCTCCGCCGGCGATGGCAGACAGACCACGGATGGCAGCGTATTACTCCGACTCCTGCGCAACCCCCTCGCAGACATGTGCCTGCTCATTGTGACAGTGGTCGTCCTTACCGCCGTCTTCGCCCCGCTGCTGGCTCGGTACGGCCCGAATGTCACCGACCTCGCCGCCACCAATGCGCCTCCGGGTACGCCCGGGCACCCGCTCGGCGGCGACGGCTCGGGGCGGGATATCCTCTCCCGCCTCATCTGGGGCTCCCGGCAGACCGTCGTCTCCTGTCTGCTCATGCTCGGCGTCTCCCTTGCGGTGGGCGTGAGCAGCGGACTCGTGGCCGGCTTCTACCGCGGCCGCTTCGAAACCGTGGCCGGCTTTGTCACCGACGTGGTCATGTCATTGCCCTCCATCATCCTGCTCATCGCCCTGTACGCGGTCACGGGCCCGAACATCCCGGTCATGATGGCCGTCTTCGGCCTACTGACAGCGCCGACCTACTACCGCCTGGTGCGCTCTGTCGTCGTGTCGGTGCGAAATGAGCTCTACGTCGACGCCGCACGCGTCGTCGGGCTGTCCGATGCCCGCATCATCGGCCGCCACATCCTGTGGGCCGTACGCGCCCCCATCGTCATCCAGGGCGCCTTCATCCTCGCCTCCGGCATCGGCACCGAAGCCGGTATGTCATTCCTCGGGCTCGGCGATCCGGCCGGCGTCTCCTGGGGCGTCATGCTCCAGGTCTCCTTCAACGGCATCTACAACAACCCCGTTGCCGTGGTGTGGCCCGCGTTGGTCATCTCGGTGACTATCCTCGCGCTCATTCTTCTGGGCAACGCCCTGTCCGATGCGCTCCAGGCCTCCGCCCGGGCGCGCGTCGTCACCCGCCGCCAGCGCCGCGATGCGCTGGAGGCCACCACTGCCGCTCACCGAGACGACGTCGTCGCCGCCCCGGACCCGCAGGCCGCCGTTTCCATCCGCGGCCTTAGAGTCGGCTACACCACGGACACCGGCTTCCGGGAGGTCGTCCACGGCGTCGATTTGGACGTCCACAAGGGCGAGATCCACGGGATCGTCGGGGAATCCGGCTCCGGCAAGTCGCAGATCGCCTTCTCGGTGCTGGGCATCCTCCCCAAGGAAGCGCTCAAACTGGGCGGCACGATCATGATCGACGGCGTCGACGTGCTCGCCGACGAGGGGGCCATGCAGGCCACCCGCGGACACAAGGTCGCCTACGTGCCGCAGGAGCCCATGAGCAACCTCGACCCGTCCTTCACCATCGGTAAACAGCTGGCATACGGCATGCGTGCCGTCACTGACCTGTCGAAGGAACAGATACGGGAGCGGACCATCTCCCTGCTGCACTCCGTCGGCATCGACGACGCCGAACGCGTCATGGGCCTGTATCCGCACGAGATCTCCGGTGGTATGGCACAGCGGGTGCTCATCTGTGGGGCACTCGCGTGCGAGCCGGATGTCATCGTCGCCGACGAGCCGACCACCGCCCTGGACGTCACCGTACAGGCCGAGGTCCTGGATCTGCTGCGCGAGCTTGCCCGCGAGCGCGGCCTCGCCCTCATTTTCGTCACCCACAACCTCGGCGTCGTCGCCGACCTGTGCGACACCGTCTCGGTCATGAAGGACGGGGAGATCATCGAGACTCAGGACGTCGAATCCCTGTTCGCCCACCCCCGCGAGGAGTACACGCGCGACCTGCTGTCCTCCTCCCTCAGCGTCGAGCTCATGGAGGTCGAGTCATGA
- a CDS encoding ABC transporter permease yields MLTSVLRNLLRSVVVLVVVTFVVFFLMYGNGPGIARAVMGMQAEVTEENVAAKMVELGLDQPLLVQYGHWVQGLFTGDLGRSFYTGQSVTEALATRVPVTLAITAVALVLTALLSVLLGVTAAVKGGRIDRILQFLSVLGTAVPSFITSIVLVFLFAIFWRVLPATGYVSPDVSTEGWAASITLPVLALLIGAVSSAAQQFRTATLDQLGKDYVRTLRARGVSERAVIFRHVLRNAAAPGLTVLSLTVFSLLGGAVFIEQVFALPGLGQLANSSAQIFDVPMVMGTVLVTAVIVLIVNFLGDLAITLLNPKARTR; encoded by the coding sequence ATGCTCACCTCGGTTTTGAGGAACCTGCTGCGATCGGTGGTGGTCCTCGTGGTTGTCACCTTTGTCGTCTTCTTCCTCATGTACGGCAACGGCCCCGGCATTGCGCGGGCCGTCATGGGGATGCAGGCCGAAGTCACCGAAGAGAATGTGGCCGCCAAGATGGTCGAGCTGGGGCTCGACCAGCCCCTCTTGGTTCAGTACGGGCACTGGGTGCAGGGGCTGTTCACCGGAGACCTCGGCCGCTCCTTCTACACCGGCCAGTCCGTGACCGAGGCTCTGGCCACGCGCGTGCCCGTCACCCTGGCTATCACCGCTGTCGCACTTGTCCTCACGGCGCTGCTCAGCGTGCTGCTGGGCGTCACCGCGGCGGTCAAGGGCGGTCGGATCGACCGGATACTCCAGTTCCTTTCAGTCCTTGGAACCGCGGTGCCCTCATTCATCACCTCGATCGTCCTGGTGTTCCTCTTTGCGATCTTCTGGCGGGTGCTGCCGGCCACCGGCTATGTATCCCCGGACGTGTCTACAGAAGGGTGGGCCGCATCCATCACCCTGCCCGTGCTCGCCCTGCTCATCGGCGCCGTCTCCAGCGCTGCCCAGCAATTCCGCACCGCCACCCTCGACCAGCTCGGTAAGGACTACGTACGCACGCTGCGCGCCCGCGGCGTGAGCGAGCGAGCTGTCATCTTCCGCCACGTGCTGCGCAACGCAGCCGCACCGGGACTGACTGTCCTGAGCCTCACCGTCTTCTCCCTCCTGGGCGGGGCGGTATTCATCGAGCAGGTCTTCGCGCTCCCGGGCCTGGGACAGCTCGCCAACTCCTCGGCGCAGATATTCGACGTACCCATGGTCATGGGAACCGTCCTGGTTACCGCCGTCATCGTACTGATCGTCAACTTCCTGGGCGACCTTGCGATCACCCTCCTCAACCCGAAGGCGAGAACACGATGA